In the genome of Halapricum salinum, one region contains:
- a CDS encoding adenylosuccinate synthase, with amino-acid sequence MTVTIVGSQLGDEGKGGVVDLYGEDADLVVRYQGGDNAGHTVVEGGETYKLSLVPSGAVRGKIGVLGNGCVVNPRTLFEEIDTLRERDLDPDVRVARRAHAILPYHRVLDGIEEDVKSEDDQEVGTTGRGIGPTYEDKAGRRGVRIGDLLDPDVLREKLEYVVPQKRAVVEDVYGLSVEDLDDPDAFDVDALFEEYREYGQRLADGDRTVNASAFLAEAMADGKNVMLEGAQGTLIDIDHGNYPYVTSSNPTAGGACTGTGLAPGVVGSGDVIGIVKAYLTRVGSGPMPTELGGVVGDTPGYEEQGEGDNEELATYIREEGDEYGTVTGRPRRVAWLDMPMLRHAARVSGFTGLAVNHVDTLAGLDELQVGHSYTLDGEELETIPATTEEWARCEANFRTFEGWPEQDWDEVAEEGYEALHENARAYLEYISDELGAPIYAVGIGPGRDQSLVLEEPEF; translated from the coding sequence ATGACTGTCACGATCGTCGGCTCCCAGCTCGGAGACGAGGGGAAAGGCGGTGTCGTCGACCTCTACGGCGAGGACGCTGACCTCGTCGTTCGCTACCAGGGCGGAGACAACGCCGGCCACACCGTCGTCGAGGGCGGCGAGACGTACAAGCTATCGCTCGTCCCCAGCGGTGCGGTCCGGGGCAAGATCGGCGTGCTCGGCAACGGCTGCGTCGTCAACCCGCGCACGCTGTTCGAAGAGATCGACACGCTGCGCGAGCGCGACCTCGATCCGGACGTTCGCGTCGCGCGCCGTGCACACGCGATCCTCCCCTACCATCGCGTGCTGGACGGGATCGAAGAGGACGTCAAGAGCGAAGACGACCAGGAGGTCGGCACCACTGGCCGGGGAATCGGCCCGACCTACGAGGACAAGGCCGGCCGCCGCGGGGTCCGGATCGGCGACCTGCTCGATCCCGACGTGCTCCGCGAAAAACTGGAGTACGTCGTCCCGCAGAAGCGCGCGGTCGTCGAGGACGTCTACGGACTCTCCGTCGAGGACCTCGACGATCCCGACGCCTTCGACGTCGACGCGCTGTTCGAGGAGTACCGCGAGTACGGACAGCGCCTCGCCGACGGGGACCGGACCGTCAACGCCAGCGCGTTCCTCGCCGAGGCGATGGCCGACGGCAAGAACGTCATGCTCGAAGGCGCACAGGGGACGCTCATCGACATCGATCACGGTAACTACCCCTACGTCACCTCATCGAACCCGACCGCCGGCGGGGCCTGTACCGGCACCGGTCTCGCACCGGGTGTCGTCGGCTCCGGCGACGTAATCGGGATTGTCAAGGCCTACTTGACCCGTGTGGGTAGCGGACCCATGCCCACCGAATTAGGCGGCGTCGTCGGCGACACACCGGGCTACGAAGAACAGGGCGAAGGCGACAACGAGGAACTGGCGACGTACATCCGGGAGGAGGGCGACGAGTACGGCACCGTCACGGGTCGGCCGCGCCGGGTCGCCTGGCTCGATATGCCGATGCTCCGCCACGCCGCGCGTGTCTCCGGCTTCACGGGACTCGCGGTCAACCACGTCGACACGCTCGCGGGTCTCGACGAACTACAGGTCGGCCACAGCTACACGCTCGACGGCGAGGAACTGGAGACGATTCCCGCGACGACCGAAGAGTGGGCTCGCTGCGAGGCCAACTTCCGGACGTTCGAGGGCTGGCCCGAACAGGACTGGGACGAAGTGGCCGAGGAGGGCTACGAGGCGCTGCACGAGAACGCCCGCGCGTACCTCGAATACATCAGCGACGAACTCGGCGCACCGATCTACGCCGTCGGTATCGGTCCGGGCCGCGACCAGTCACTCGTCCTCGAAGAGCCGGAATTCTGA
- a CDS encoding DUF7527 domain-containing protein — MTTRTADRVDEWDSRPFSDGYEELHTLADRSFSGAITAGRATLYMLNGTVVGVLGGSIEDFEDATGTVYEAPTAALPLLAVMQERSDEVRAKYYSEETALAEADQQLSEGGFTGYVELSENVLSGDYYVVYHGGKSMSVAFVGESERLITDEEAFEQADEEVGIYEVRPAAVDPIEIPEPEPPDDDGSASAVPTNESADEPASEPDGQPDSGSASSGTAPESGSGAATRDTTEGAETADRDAGEPSTREGAPSEKRAGRSERSGDPERTSQQQSASTSTDPDGPARRSNRDPSRGADSSGESTAGRTRNSSDRESSQRPGSESSRSPEDEPRRPADSGSERPRRETEPRQSSHGESPQRRRDDREGHETRSETGQPSDRRRQQPVDESPRSGANRSRRSQEPVTESREPERDQRGRDRRSERSEATDRATEVAERAISEETPSGETAELEHRTIPSVDPERTWTPDGSDSEQSQAPPSQSTGQQARERGTRRSAPGSREPDTNAELEEAQAEIEDLQRRLDELETERADLEATRDELASERDALTEERDQLQAELDRVRTERDELQAEIEQLRQELDERESPSETAPAAETSLSPAQAIDGTNLFVRYESKGDATLKSAHDGSVDAEAVDANLNLEYHTGFEADEAAVDGRPFEEFLFETLHYRFVDWVVSTLLYEIRDTGHQNALADLYDALPRIDRAELNGSVTVSVTEEGEEQRTQEHFDVVLRDRMGNPLVVTNLNDSREAATDEMMTNLVTAATRVGESSDHLAGAFFVTSSFFDPDALETAAEASGGGILSRDKRESFVRLSRKDGFHLCLVESRDGGFHLAVPEL, encoded by the coding sequence ATGACGACGCGCACGGCCGACCGTGTCGACGAGTGGGACTCGCGCCCCTTCTCCGACGGCTACGAGGAGTTGCACACACTGGCCGACCGTTCGTTCTCCGGAGCGATCACGGCGGGACGAGCGACGCTCTACATGCTCAACGGCACAGTCGTCGGCGTCCTCGGCGGATCGATCGAGGACTTCGAAGACGCTACGGGAACAGTCTACGAGGCGCCGACGGCCGCGCTGCCGTTGCTTGCTGTGATGCAAGAGCGAAGCGACGAGGTACGCGCGAAATATTACAGCGAAGAGACGGCACTCGCCGAGGCTGACCAGCAACTCTCCGAGGGCGGATTCACTGGATACGTCGAACTGTCCGAAAACGTCCTCAGCGGCGACTACTACGTGGTTTACCACGGCGGCAAGTCGATGAGTGTCGCGTTCGTCGGCGAGTCAGAGCGACTCATCACCGACGAGGAAGCCTTCGAACAGGCTGACGAGGAAGTCGGCATCTACGAAGTCCGCCCAGCAGCAGTCGACCCGATCGAGATTCCAGAACCGGAACCGCCAGACGACGACGGTAGTGCGTCGGCCGTGCCCACGAACGAGTCGGCTGACGAACCCGCCTCGGAACCTGACGGACAGCCCGACTCCGGGTCGGCGTCCTCCGGGACGGCGCCGGAGTCTGGTTCGGGGGCCGCGACGAGGGATACCACGGAGGGAGCTGAAACCGCGGACAGGGACGCGGGAGAGCCTTCGACGCGGGAGGGCGCTCCGAGTGAGAAGCGGGCCGGCCGGAGTGAACGTTCGGGCGATCCCGAGCGGACATCCCAGCAGCAGTCGGCGAGCACCAGCACGGACCCGGACGGACCCGCTCGGCGGAGCAATCGGGACCCCTCACGCGGAGCGGACTCGTCGGGTGAATCGACTGCTGGGCGGACGCGTAACTCGTCGGATCGCGAGTCGAGTCAGCGACCGGGCAGCGAATCCAGTCGCTCCCCGGAGGACGAGCCGAGGCGGCCGGCGGACAGCGGATCAGAGCGGCCCCGGCGCGAAACCGAGCCACGCCAGTCCTCGCACGGCGAGTCACCCCAGCGCCGTCGCGACGACCGCGAGGGCCACGAAACACGATCGGAGACGGGTCAGCCATCGGACCGTCGCCGCCAGCAGCCTGTCGACGAGAGTCCCCGATCGGGGGCGAATCGCTCACGGAGGTCCCAGGAGCCGGTGACAGAGAGCAGGGAACCCGAGCGAGACCAGCGCGGGCGAGACCGGCGATCCGAGCGATCGGAGGCAACCGACAGAGCGACCGAGGTCGCCGAGCGAGCGATCTCCGAGGAGACGCCGTCGGGGGAGACGGCTGAACTCGAACATCGGACGATCCCGTCGGTCGACCCCGAGCGAACGTGGACGCCCGACGGCAGCGACAGCGAGCAAAGCCAGGCGCCCCCGTCGCAGTCGACGGGCCAGCAGGCACGCGAGAGGGGTACTCGCCGTTCGGCGCCGGGTAGTCGAGAGCCGGATACGAACGCCGAACTCGAAGAGGCACAGGCGGAGATCGAAGATCTCCAGCGTCGACTCGACGAACTGGAGACCGAACGCGCGGATCTGGAAGCCACCCGGGACGAACTGGCGTCTGAACGTGACGCACTCACCGAAGAACGCGACCAGTTACAGGCGGAACTCGATCGCGTGCGCACCGAGCGAGACGAACTCCAGGCCGAAATCGAGCAACTCCGCCAGGAACTCGACGAGCGCGAGAGTCCCTCGGAGACCGCTCCAGCCGCAGAAACGTCGCTCAGTCCGGCACAGGCCATCGACGGGACGAATCTCTTCGTCAGGTACGAATCGAAGGGCGACGCGACGCTGAAGAGTGCCCACGACGGCTCGGTGGACGCCGAAGCGGTCGACGCGAACCTCAACCTGGAGTATCATACTGGCTTCGAGGCCGACGAGGCGGCCGTTGACGGCCGCCCTTTCGAGGAGTTTCTCTTCGAGACGCTCCACTATCGATTCGTCGACTGGGTCGTCAGCACGCTGTTGTACGAGATTCGGGACACTGGCCACCAGAACGCGCTCGCGGACCTCTACGACGCGCTTCCCCGGATCGACCGCGCCGAACTGAACGGTTCCGTCACCGTCTCGGTCACCGAGGAAGGCGAAGAGCAACGAACACAGGAACACTTCGACGTCGTGTTACGCGATCGGATGGGCAACCCGCTGGTCGTGACGAACCTCAACGACTCACGTGAGGCCGCGACCGACGAGATGATGACCAATCTCGTGACGGCGGCAACGCGAGTCGGCGAGTCTAGCGACCACCTCGCGGGAGCCTTTTTCGTCACGTCGAGTTTCTTCGACCCTGACGCCCTGGAGACTGCAGCAGAGGCGTCCGGCGGCGGAATCTTGAGTCGTGACAAACGCGAGAGTTTCGTGCGACTGTCGCGAAAAGACGGCTTCCACCTCTGTCTGGTCGAGTCACGAGACGGCGGCTTTCACCTCGCGGTCCCGGAACTGTAG
- a CDS encoding DUF7541 family protein, translating into MNEKPGVSDRYRMASPWPLFVALGFALSEVGIVLGVFPIAVGGVLLFGGSVAGILTESGYASHLWKTAMAVGGGLLVVALVLAIIQGQFEAAAVSGAIETPNEPGYRLLSRGVAIAVAGVLLGALGLSQMGRYAGR; encoded by the coding sequence ATGAACGAGAAACCGGGAGTCAGCGATCGCTACCGGATGGCCAGTCCGTGGCCGCTGTTTGTCGCACTCGGATTCGCACTATCTGAAGTCGGGATCGTACTCGGCGTCTTCCCGATCGCCGTCGGGGGCGTGCTCCTGTTCGGTGGCAGCGTCGCCGGAATTCTCACCGAGTCGGGGTACGCATCACATCTCTGGAAGACGGCGATGGCGGTCGGTGGTGGACTCCTGGTCGTCGCACTGGTGCTGGCCATCATCCAGGGACAGTTCGAGGCCGCTGCGGTGTCTGGTGCGATCGAGACACCGAACGAACCCGGCTATCGACTCCTCAGCCGTGGCGTCGCCATCGCGGTCGCAGGCGTTCTTCTCGGGGCCTTGGGCCTCTCGCAGATGGGGCGCTACGCCGGTCGGTAG
- a CDS encoding DUF6684 family protein produces the protein MDRSIFDRDTLLDLTVNVIPLGILAFFLVVFLVYAPGPFAFDSVFTTVQLAIVFTTFVLLAVLTYYAGKAIAGAEKELGTHAETTTIEPDGAASDDEP, from the coding sequence ATGGACAGGTCAATCTTCGATCGGGACACGTTGCTCGACCTGACGGTCAACGTCATCCCCCTCGGTATCCTGGCGTTCTTCCTCGTCGTATTCCTGGTGTACGCACCTGGACCGTTCGCGTTCGATTCGGTGTTCACGACTGTCCAGCTGGCGATCGTCTTCACCACGTTCGTCTTGCTGGCTGTGCTGACCTACTACGCCGGGAAGGCAATCGCTGGCGCGGAGAAGGAACTGGGGACCCACGCCGAGACCACGACGATCGAACCCGACGGCGCAGCCTCCGACGACGAACCATAA
- the ctaD gene encoding cytochrome c oxidase subunit I — protein sequence MASGQLAITVLMGLLLIVVAAVLTRIENWRSYTPLAGGGGGLIGEDSGYGHAEKPAGITRWLTTVDHKDIGLLYGLYALIAFAVGGIMVMLMRVELLWPGVDILETQTYNAFLTSHGITMLFLFGTPIIAAFGNYFIPLLIGADDMAFPRINAIAFWLLPPGALLIWGGFLIPGIAPAQTSWTMYAPLSAGAGTESVGGVGADMMLLGLHLTGVSATMGAINFIATIFTERDDDVTWANLDIFSWTMLTQSGLILFAFPLLGSALVMLLMDRNLGTTFFAVEGGGALLWQHLFWFFGHPEVYILVLPPMGLVSYIIPRFSGRKLFGFKFVVYSTLAIGVLSFGVWAHHMFSTGMDPRLQASFMAVSLAIAIPSAVKTFNWITTMWNGKIKLTTPMLFCIGFVANFIIGGVTGVFLAAVPVDSMLLHDTYYVVGHFHYVIMGAIAFAIFAGVYYWFPIYTGRMYQKTLGKWHFWLTMVGTNITFFGMLILGYLGMPRRYATYNFAIGPTDVFSILHQSATVGAFLLLIGQLIFVWNVVSSWKEGQRITDGDPWNLKEDDLYSREFRWFERRREDDIALADGGEESADADSEQR from the coding sequence ATGGCAAGCGGACAGCTCGCGATAACTGTGCTGATGGGGCTACTCCTCATCGTCGTCGCCGCCGTTCTCACCCGGATCGAGAACTGGCGGTCGTACACGCCACTGGCGGGCGGCGGCGGGGGCCTCATCGGCGAGGACAGCGGGTATGGACACGCAGAGAAACCAGCGGGGATCACACGCTGGCTCACGACGGTCGACCACAAGGACATCGGCCTCCTCTACGGCCTCTACGCGCTGATCGCGTTCGCCGTCGGCGGGATCATGGTCATGCTGATGCGGGTCGAGCTCCTGTGGCCGGGCGTCGACATCCTCGAGACGCAGACGTACAACGCCTTCCTGACTAGCCACGGGATCACTATGCTGTTCCTGTTCGGGACGCCGATCATCGCCGCGTTCGGGAACTACTTCATCCCGCTTCTGATCGGGGCGGACGACATGGCGTTCCCGCGGATCAACGCCATCGCCTTCTGGCTACTCCCGCCCGGGGCACTCCTGATCTGGGGCGGCTTCCTCATCCCGGGTATCGCACCCGCGCAGACGTCCTGGACGATGTACGCGCCGTTGTCGGCAGGAGCCGGGACGGAGTCGGTCGGCGGCGTCGGCGCGGACATGATGTTGCTTGGACTGCACCTCACCGGCGTCTCGGCGACGATGGGGGCGATCAACTTCATCGCGACCATCTTCACCGAGCGTGACGACGACGTGACCTGGGCGAATCTGGACATCTTCTCCTGGACGATGCTCACCCAGTCGGGGCTAATTCTGTTCGCATTCCCGCTGCTGGGCAGCGCGCTGGTCATGCTGCTGATGGACCGTAATCTCGGGACGACCTTCTTCGCTGTCGAGGGCGGTGGGGCACTGCTGTGGCAACACCTGTTCTGGTTCTTCGGCCACCCCGAAGTGTACATACTGGTGTTACCCCCGATGGGGCTGGTCAGTTACATAATCCCGCGCTTTTCGGGGCGGAAGCTGTTCGGGTTCAAGTTCGTCGTCTACTCGACGCTGGCGATCGGTGTGCTCAGCTTCGGCGTCTGGGCACACCACATGTTCTCGACGGGAATGGACCCGCGCCTGCAGGCCTCGTTCATGGCTGTCTCGTTGGCGATCGCGATACCATCCGCAGTCAAGACGTTCAACTGGATCACGACGATGTGGAACGGGAAGATCAAGCTGACGACGCCGATGCTGTTCTGTATCGGCTTCGTCGCGAACTTCATCATCGGCGGTGTGACCGGCGTGTTCCTCGCCGCAGTGCCCGTCGACTCGATGCTGCTGCACGACACCTACTACGTCGTGGGCCACTTCCACTACGTGATCATGGGTGCGATCGCCTTTGCGATCTTCGCGGGCGTCTACTACTGGTTCCCGATCTACACGGGTCGGATGTACCAGAAGACCCTGGGCAAGTGGCACTTCTGGCTGACGATGGTCGGGACGAACATCACGTTCTTCGGGATGCTCATCCTGGGCTACCTGGGAATGCCGCGCCGGTACGCGACGTACAACTTCGCGATCGGTCCGACCGACGTCTTCAGCATCCTCCATCAGTCGGCCACGGTCGGCGCGTTCCTGCTGCTGATCGGCCAGCTGATCTTCGTCTGGAACGTCGTCTCCTCCTGGAAGGAGGGCCAGCGGATCACCGACGGCGATCCGTGGAACCTCAAGGAGGACGACCTCTACAGTCGCGAGTTCCGCTGGTTCGAACGCCGCCGTGAGGACGATATCGCCCTGGCGGACGGGGGCGAGGAATCCGCGGATGCGGATTCCGAGCAACGGTAG
- a CDS encoding DUF7520 family protein, protein MTESTASRWQGRRVLYVVYATVVTIAALMGFIIGTINPDGLNPVLFGVIELPPTPVGMVVFGVIYVSIGLGALMLTVEFVAERFDDKRVE, encoded by the coding sequence GTGACAGAATCTACCGCCTCGCGGTGGCAGGGCCGGCGCGTCCTCTACGTCGTCTACGCCACGGTCGTCACCATCGCCGCGCTCATGGGGTTCATCATTGGAACGATCAACCCCGACGGGCTGAATCCCGTGCTCTTCGGCGTTATCGAGCTTCCGCCGACACCTGTCGGGATGGTCGTCTTCGGCGTCATCTACGTGAGTATCGGCCTCGGTGCGCTCATGCTCACCGTCGAGTTCGTCGCCGAGCGCTTCGACGACAAGCGCGTGGAGTGA
- a CDS encoding 2'-5' RNA ligase family protein, which translates to MIIVGPTLPEPYHSDVESVWNEIAEEFGTNGISNPIPHFTLYGLDGDSDIDALERALETALGDWDPFEVRTDGFGIFPGDHVWIPVAKSPRLTSLHQDVVEVARECGTAPTPYYEPHRWFPHVALALGFDSERVGDIVRFLRTSDYDFERELTVGNVEITYRPEGAEEFERVASIPL; encoded by the coding sequence ATGATCATCGTCGGACCGACCCTACCGGAACCCTATCACAGCGATGTCGAATCCGTCTGGAACGAAATCGCAGAGGAGTTCGGCACGAACGGTATCTCGAACCCTATTCCGCATTTCACGCTCTACGGACTCGACGGCGACAGCGATATCGACGCGCTCGAGAGGGCGCTCGAAACCGCCCTCGGGGACTGGGACCCCTTCGAGGTTCGAACTGACGGGTTCGGGATCTTTCCGGGTGATCACGTCTGGATCCCGGTCGCGAAGTCGCCCCGGCTCACGAGTCTGCATCAAGACGTGGTCGAAGTTGCACGAGAGTGTGGGACTGCGCCCACCCCCTATTACGAACCACATCGGTGGTTCCCGCACGTCGCGCTCGCGCTCGGCTTCGATAGCGAGCGAGTCGGCGACATCGTCCGGTTCCTGCGCACCTCAGACTACGATTTCGAGCGAGAGCTTACCGTCGGCAACGTCGAGATAACGTATCGACCAGAGGGCGCAGAAGAGTTCGAGCGCGTCGCTTCGATTCCGTTGTGA
- the acs gene encoding acetate--CoA ligase: MVDDDNSELEARLPDQDYYRPPPEFVGQANVSDPAIYDRFEDFPEGFEEYAELLEWESRWDEVLDDSNPPFYEWFVDGELNASYNCIDRHLDERKNQTALLWEGEDGEQRNITYQDLYREVNKMAAALEDAGVEEDDVVTLHLPMLPALPITMLACARIGAPHSEVFAGFSAQALADRIDDAGSDVVVTADGYYRRGDLLNHKEKADEACELAEKDVDKVLVWERHEGELHPDAELEEGRDVLVSELLANNERTRVDPVTRDAEDPLFLMYTSGTTGKPKGCQHRTGGYLAYATGTSKYVLDIKPEDTYWCAADIGWITGHTYIVYGPLSLGTTSVMFEGAPDHPHKSRIWEIAEKYDVDIFHTSPTAVRQFMKWGEEYLEGYDFDFRHMTTVGEPIQPEAWNWYYEHIGDSDAVIVDTWWQTETGGHLITNLPALDDMKPGSAGKPAPGIQPAIYDDRGDEIEPASGRAGNLVIERPWPGMLQTVYGDDDRFIDEYWRDFSETDSDDPEDWVYKTGDGAVHAQDGYFRILGRLDDVMNVAGHRLGTMELESAVSEVEEVAEAAVVSRNDPEKGEVPDVYVTLREGVDPGGIEDKIVAAVERDIGKFARPNAIVIVDDLPKTRSGKIMRRLLENISNDDDLGDTTTLRDPSVPERIRDQLQD, translated from the coding sequence ATGGTCGACGATGATAATTCCGAACTGGAAGCACGACTCCCCGACCAGGACTACTACCGGCCGCCACCGGAGTTCGTCGGGCAGGCGAACGTCTCCGACCCGGCGATATACGACCGCTTCGAGGATTTCCCCGAGGGCTTCGAGGAGTACGCCGAGCTGCTCGAGTGGGAATCGCGCTGGGACGAGGTGCTGGACGACTCGAACCCACCCTTCTACGAGTGGTTCGTCGACGGCGAGTTGAACGCCTCGTACAACTGTATCGACCGTCACCTCGACGAGCGCAAGAACCAGACAGCGCTGCTGTGGGAGGGCGAAGACGGCGAGCAACGCAACATCACGTATCAGGACCTCTACCGCGAGGTCAACAAGATGGCCGCCGCGCTCGAAGACGCCGGTGTCGAAGAGGACGACGTCGTGACGCTGCACCTCCCGATGTTGCCCGCGCTCCCGATCACGATGCTCGCATGTGCCCGGATCGGCGCGCCCCACAGCGAGGTGTTCGCGGGCTTCTCCGCGCAGGCGCTGGCCGACCGAATCGACGACGCGGGCAGCGACGTGGTCGTCACCGCTGACGGGTACTACCGCCGCGGTGACCTCCTCAACCACAAGGAGAAGGCCGACGAGGCCTGCGAACTCGCCGAGAAAGACGTCGACAAAGTGCTGGTCTGGGAGCGCCACGAGGGCGAACTCCACCCAGACGCCGAACTGGAAGAGGGACGGGACGTTCTGGTCTCTGAACTACTGGCCAACAACGAACGCACCCGCGTCGACCCCGTCACGCGAGACGCCGAAGACCCCCTGTTCCTGATGTACACCTCGGGGACGACGGGCAAGCCCAAGGGCTGCCAGCACCGCACGGGCGGGTATCTCGCCTACGCCACGGGAACCTCGAAGTACGTGCTGGACATCAAGCCCGAGGACACCTACTGGTGTGCGGCGGACATCGGCTGGATCACCGGCCACACCTACATCGTCTACGGGCCGCTCTCGCTCGGGACGACGAGCGTCATGTTCGAGGGTGCGCCCGACCATCCCCACAAGAGCCGCATCTGGGAGATCGCCGAGAAGTACGACGTCGATATCTTCCACACCTCACCCACCGCCGTCAGGCAGTTCATGAAGTGGGGCGAGGAGTACCTGGAGGGCTACGATTTCGACTTCCGGCACATGACCACGGTGGGCGAGCCGATCCAGCCGGAAGCCTGGAACTGGTACTACGAGCACATCGGCGACAGCGACGCCGTGATCGTCGACACCTGGTGGCAGACCGAGACCGGCGGCCACCTCATCACGAACCTGCCCGCGCTGGACGACATGAAGCCCGGCAGCGCCGGCAAACCCGCGCCCGGTATCCAGCCGGCGATCTACGACGACCGCGGCGACGAGATCGAACCCGCGTCCGGACGGGCGGGCAACCTCGTCATCGAGCGCCCCTGGCCCGGGATGCTCCAGACCGTGTACGGCGACGACGACCGCTTTATCGACGAGTACTGGCGTGACTTCTCCGAGACCGACTCCGACGATCCCGAAGACTGGGTGTACAAGACCGGCGACGGTGCAGTCCACGCCCAGGACGGTTACTTCCGCATCCTCGGCCGGCTGGACGACGTGATGAACGTCGCCGGCCACCGTCTGGGAACCATGGAACTGGAATCCGCAGTGTCGGAGGTCGAAGAGGTCGCCGAGGCCGCCGTCGTCTCCCGGAACGACCCCGAGAAGGGCGAAGTGCCGGACGTCTACGTCACGCTTCGAGAGGGTGTTGATCCCGGGGGAATCGAGGACAAGATCGTCGCGGCGGTCGAGCGCGACATCGGAAAGTTCGCCCGGCCGAACGCCATCGTGATCGTCGACGACTTGCCCAAGACCCGCTCGGGCAAGATCATGCGCCGCCTCCTGGAGAACATCTCCAACGACGACGACCTCGGTGACACGACGACGCTTCGGGACCCGAGCGTTCCCGAACGAATTCGGGATCAGCTGCAGGACTAG